TCCGGCGTGCCGGTGCCGGGGGCGAAGGACGGGTCGATGCAGTCGATGTCGAAGCTTGCATAGGTGGGACCGTCGCCGACGATGGCGCGCGCCTCCTCCATCACGGCGGCGATTCCGCGATCCTCGACCTCCTCGATGCGGATGATCCGCACCCCCTGCTCCAGGCCCCAGACGACATCGGCGCCGTCATACATCGTGCCCCGGATGCCGATCTGCACGACGCGGCGGGGATCGAGATAACCGTTCTCGATGGCGCGGCGGAACGGCGTGCCGTGGGTGTATTTGAAGCCGCCGAAATAATTGTCGAACAGGTCGGTGTGCGCGTCGAAATGGATCATCCCGAGCGGCCCGTCCGCCGCCAGCGCCTTCAGGATGGGGTAGGAGACCAGATGGTCGCCGCCGGCGCTGAGCGGCGTGATCCCACGGCTCTTGAGCGTGCCGTAGAAGCCGGCGATGCGGTCGAGCGCGTCGGCGACATCGGCCGGATTGACCGGTGAATCGCCGAGGTCGGCGACGTTGCGCAGGCTGAACGGATTCATGCCGGTGACGGGGTGGACCGGCCGGATCATGGTCGAGAGGTCGCGCAGCTGGCGGGGGCCGTGGCGGGTGCCGGGACGGTTGGTGGTGCCGCCATCCCAGGGCACGCCGACGATGGCGATGTCGACCTCCGCGGTGGCGGGATCGTCGAGACCGAGATAGGGCAGGCGCATGAAGCTGGGCAGCCCGGCGTAACGCGGCAGGTCGAACGCCGACACCGGCTGGAAGGAGGTCGCCGAGGCGCCCGGCAGGGGCGTTTCGCCGTCGGATTTCAAGGGCATCGCGGTCTCCGCAGGGGATCGATGACCGCAACGTTGCCATAGGATGAAACGTCCAATAATATCAGATTTCAAATCTAAACGTCCGACGATACCAACCTATCATGCAGCCCACTCTGCCGCCGCTCAGCGACGTGGATCTGCGTCAGCTCCGCATTTTCCGAACCGTTGTGGAGAGCAGGGGGTTCACCCAGGCGCAGGGTGAACTCGGCATTTCGCGCTCGACCATCAGCGCCCAGATGGCGGCGCTCGAAACACGGCTCGGGCTTACGCTTTGCCGGCGCGGCCGGTCGGGATTCGCGCTGACCGAACATGGGCAGAAGATCTATGCGGAGACCATCAAGTTCTTCGCGGCCATGGACAATTTCCGCACCGAGGTCGGCGCCATGCGCGGCAGCCTGGTCGGAGAGCTGCGGATCGGGATCGTCGACGCGGTCGTCGAGAACCCGAATTGCGCGTTCGACCGGGCAATCGCCGTGTTCAACGAGCGGGTGCCGAACGTTCATCTGACCTTGACGGTCATCTCGCCCAACCAGATCGAAAGCGAGCTGCTCAGCCGGCAGATGGAGATCGCCATCGTCCCGAACCAGCCGATGAACGGCGCGGTCCAATTGCAGCAGCTGTTTCATGAGGAACAGAACCTGTTCTGCGGCGCGCGTCATCCGCTGTTCGAGATGGACACGGCGCGGCTGTCGCTGGAGCTGATCGCCGAACAGGCTTACGCGCGCCGCGGCTATGCCGTGGCGACCGCCTACAACACGCTTTTCAAACATGCGCCCAGCGCAACGGCCTACAACATGGAGGGCCAGGCGCATCTGGTCCTGAGCGGCCGGTTCGTCAGCTTCCTGCCGCGGCACTATGCGCAGCGCTATGTCGAACGCGGCGAGATGCGATCCTTGCGGCCGGATCTGCTGAGCTTCAAAATTCCGCTTTGCATCGCCCATCTTCCGCAAAGCGTGCTGTCGCGGGTGGCAAGGGCCTTTCGTGAGTGCCTGCTGGAGGTCCACGCACGCAAACCGCGGTAAGGCCGGCGCGACGCCCCGGATCGGGCACCGAGCCTGCGCCCCGCAGCCGGCGGGGCACAGGCAGCTCGGCTTGGGAAATCGCCGTCTCTCAGTGGCCGTGCTTCAGTGGAAGACGCGCGACAACGCGCCGTCGATGGCGGCGACGATGCGGTCGATGTCGTCGGCGGTGGCGATCAAGGCCGGGCTCAGGCACAGCGTGTTGTTCAGCCCGGGCAGCGAGCGGTTGGTGGCGCCGATGATGACGCCGTTCGCCATGCAGTCGGCCACCACCGCCTGCACCAGCTTCTCCTCCGCCGGTTCCTTCGTCCCCCTGTCCTGCACCAGCTCGACACCGCAGAACAGGCCCTTGCCGCGCACGTCGCCGACGGCGCGGTGACGCTCCGACAGCGCCCACAGGCCGGACATCAGCCGCTCGCCCATCGCCTGGGTGTTGGCGATCAGATCCTCGTCCTCGATGATCCGCATGTTCTCCAGCGCCGCCGCCGGCCCGGCGACGCAGCCGCCGAAGGTCGAGATGTCTCGGAAGAAGGACATGGGATCGGCGGGGTCGTCCTTGAACAGCTCGAAGATCTTCTCGTTCGTCACGGTGCAGGAGATCGCGGCATAGCCCGACGCCACCCCCTTCGCCATGGTGACGAAATCCGGCTGCACGCCGTAATGCTGGTAACCGAACCATGTGCCGGTGCGCCCGACGCCGCACACCACCTCGTCGATGTGCAGAAGCACCTCGTGGCGGCGGCAGATGTCCTGCACCTTCTCCCAATAGCCCTTCGGCGGGGTGATGACGCCGCCGCCGGCGGTGATCGGCTCCAGGCACAGCGCGCCGACCGTGTCCGGCCCCTCGCGCAGGATCACCGCCTCGATGGCGTCGGCGGCCAGCTCGCCGTAATTCTCCACCGCGCCGTACTGGCTGCGGTATTCCAGGCAATGCGGCACCTCGACGAAGCCGTCGGGGAAGGGGCCGAACTGGGCGCGGCGCTGTGCCTGTCCCGCCGCCGCCAGCGTGCCGAGCGTGGTGCCGTGATAGTCGCGCTCGCGGTAGAGGATCTTGGATTTGCGGCCGCCATGGTGCCGGTGCGCGATCTGGCGCACCATCTTGAACACCTTCTCGTTCGCCTCCGACCCGGAGTTCGAATAATAGACCCGGCTCATCCCCGGCATCTTGCCGATCAGCTTCTCGGCGAAGCGGGCGCCGGCAATCGACCCGGCGGAATTGGCGAAATAATTGAGCTTCACCAGCTGGTCGCGCACCGCGTCGGCGATGCTGGTCCGGCCATAGCCGACATTGACCGTCCACACGCCGCCCGACACGGCGTCGAGATACTCGCGCCCGGTGGCGTCCCACACCCGCATCCCCTTGCCTTCGACGAAGATGCGCGGGTCGGTCGTCTCGAACCCCTTGTGCTGGGTCAGATGGTGCCAGACATGGGCGCGGTCGGCCTCGATGATGTGGCGGATGTCGTTGGTGCGTGACTGGTCGGTCCGAAGGACGTCATCCATCGGTCATCTCCTAGGGGTCGGATGCGGTGCCGGTTGCGGCGGGTTCAGGCGGGGGTTTTGCGGTGGATCTTGAACGGCGACCAGGACTGGCTCACCGGCATGATCTCGACGCTGTTGATGTTGACGTGCGGCGGCAGCGAGACCACCCAGCGCACCGTCTCGGCGATGTCCTCGGGCTGCAACGGGTTCGCCCCGCCATAGAGCGCGTCGTAGGCGGCCTTGTCGCCGCCGGTGCGCACCAGGGTGAATTCGCTCTCCGACAACCCCGGCTCGATGGAGGTCACCCGCACGCCCTGGGCCGACAGGTCGCAGCGCAGGCCAAGCGAGAACTGCTTCACGAAGGCCTTGGTGCCGCCATAGACGTTGCCGCCGGGATAGGGCCAGTTGGAGGCGACCGACGCGAGGTTGACGATCAGCCCGCGCCGGGCGATCAGCCGGTCCAGCAGCAGCCGGGTGATGGTGACCAGCCCGGTGACGTTGGTGTCGATCATGGTGCGCCACTGGTCGAGGTCGCAGTCCTGTGCCGCCCCGGTGCCCAGCGCCAGCCCGGCATTGTTGACCAGGACGGAGATGCCGGCGAAGGCGTCGGGCAGGGTGGCGAGGGCGGCGCTGGTCGCCGCTTCGTCGCGGATGTCGAAGCACAGCGGATGGACGACATCCGGCCCGCCCAGCGCCTCGGCCAGCGCGTCCAGCCGGTCCCGGCGCCGGCCGGTGGCGACGATCCGCCAGCCCTCCGCCACCAGCCGCCGGGCGATGGCGTCGCCGAAGCCGGAGGTGGCGCCGGTGACGATTGCCGTTCTGGCCGTGGCGCTCATCGGGGCGGTGTTCGACATTGTGCGATCTTTCCTCATGACGGTGTGAAGCTCAGGCCAAGGGTGACGGCGGTCTGGATCAGTCCCGCGACGGCCACGGCGAACAGCCCCCCGGAGGCCAGCCGCCGCCAGCCCTCGACACCGAGGCGGGTGGACAGCAGCCGGCCGGCGGCGAAGCCGGCAAGGGTGGGGGCCATGTAGGTCGCCAGCAGCCCGACCACGCCGGGGTCGATGGCTCCGACCATGGCGCGGCCGGCGAGGCTGAGCGCATCGACCGCACCGAAGAACACCGCCAGCGTCCCCTTGATCGTCCGCCGATCCCGCCCGCCCGCCAGCAGCCACGCCGCGATCAGCGGCCCGCCGACGGCGAAGGCGGCGAGCAGAACGCCGACGACGAAGGCGATGGCGGCGCCGATTGTCCGGTGCCGCAGCCAGGGTGGCGGCTCGCGCACCAGGGCGACGCAGGCCGCCCCGAAGATGGTCACCGCCACCAGCAGCCGCGACGTACCCTCATCGAGGCTGGCGGCGATCAGGCTGCCGCACAGCGCCCCGGCGAAGCCCATCGCCAGCAGCAGCCCCGACACCGCCCAGTCCACCCTCCCCTGTTCGCGGTCCAGCAGCAGGAATCCGGTCAGCAGCAGGTCGCTGATCAGGATGAAGGGGATGCCGGCGGCGGGCGACGGCAGGAACAGCAGACCCAGCGCCGCGATCAGCGCATATCCGAACCCCGTCACCCCGCGGAAGGCGGCGGCGAGGAAGGTCACGCCCCCGAAGAGGATCATCGACATCGGACCCGATACCTTCCCGGAGCGGAGTCAGACCTTGCCCTTCCAGGGCACCAGGCGGCGTTCCAGCCAGCGCATGCCGAACTCGAACAGGGCGGCGAAGGCGCCGATGACGAAGATCCCCATCAGCACGATGTCGGTGCGCAGGAAGTTGGAGGCGTTCAGCACCATCTGCCCGATGCCGGTGGAGGCGGCGACCATCTCGGCGGCGACCAGCGTCGTCCAGCCCACCCCCATGCCGATCCGCAGGCCGACCAGGATGTCGGGCAGGGCGGCCGGCAGCACCACATGCACCACCACCTGCCAGCGGCTGGCGCCCAGCGCCCGGGCGGCGTTGACCTGATCGGCGGCGGCGGCCGACACGCCGGCCCGGGCGGCCAGCGCCACCGGGGCGAAGCAGGCGAAGAAGATCAGCAGGATCTTCGAGGTCTCGCCGATGCCGAACCAGATGATGACCAGCGGCAGATAGGCCAGCGGCGGCAGCGGCCGGTAGAATTCGATGAAGGGATCCAGTGCGGCGCGCAGGGTCGTGCTCAACCCGGTCGCCAGCCCGACCGGGATGCCGATCAGCGCCGCCAGCACAAAGGCGCTGACCACGCGCAGCAGGCTCATGGCGATGTGCTCGGTCAGCGGCGCGCCATCGATGCGGCCGTCCACCGCGTCGAGGAAGGCCTGGAAGACCGTCCCGATCTTCGGCAGGAACAGCGGCTTGACCACGCCCTGGCCGGTCAGCGCCGCCCACAGCGCCAGTGCCGCCAGGATGGCCGCCATGCTGATCAGCGCCGGCTGGGAGCGGAAGCCCTGCATCCGGCGGCGCAGCCGGCTCAGCGGCACCATCCCGGACGGAATGCCGGTCAGCCCGGTGCCGAGGCTCTTGGCGGGTTGCGCCTGCTCCGTGGCGGTGGGTTTCATGCGGCCTCTCCTGTGGCGGCGTGGCTGCCGTGGTCGCTGCGCTCGTGCCCCTGGTCGCTGCGCTCATGGATGAAGCCCAGCACCCGCTCGCGCATCGCGATGAAGTCGGGGGAGGATTTGACCGACCGGGCGTCCTGCCCGGCCAGGAAGCGCCTGCTGAAATCGAGCGGGATCGTCTCGGCGATCCGGCCGGGGCGAGGGGTCATGATGATCAGCTTGGTCGCCAGGA
The sequence above is a segment of the Azospirillum sp. TSH100 genome. Coding sequences within it:
- the speB gene encoding agmatinase — its product is MPLKSDGETPLPGASATSFQPVSAFDLPRYAGLPSFMRLPYLGLDDPATAEVDIAIVGVPWDGGTTNRPGTRHGPRQLRDLSTMIRPVHPVTGMNPFSLRNVADLGDSPVNPADVADALDRIAGFYGTLKSRGITPLSAGGDHLVSYPILKALAADGPLGMIHFDAHTDLFDNYFGGFKYTHGTPFRRAIENGYLDPRRVVQIGIRGTMYDGADVVWGLEQGVRIIRIEEVEDRGIAAVMEEARAIVGDGPTYASFDIDCIDPSFAPGTGTPEIGGLTTREAQRMVRLLSGLNLVGADLVEVSPPFDPSGGTAWVGISMMFELLCVLAASPATLRSKSRSV
- a CDS encoding LysR family transcriptional regulator — its product is MQPTLPPLSDVDLRQLRIFRTVVESRGFTQAQGELGISRSTISAQMAALETRLGLTLCRRGRSGFALTEHGQKIYAETIKFFAAMDNFRTEVGAMRGSLVGELRIGIVDAVVENPNCAFDRAIAVFNERVPNVHLTLTVISPNQIESELLSRQMEIAIVPNQPMNGAVQLQQLFHEEQNLFCGARHPLFEMDTARLSLELIAEQAYARRGYAVATAYNTLFKHAPSATAYNMEGQAHLVLSGRFVSFLPRHYAQRYVERGEMRSLRPDLLSFKIPLCIAHLPQSVLSRVARAFRECLLEVHARKPR
- a CDS encoding aspartate aminotransferase family protein — translated: MDDVLRTDQSRTNDIRHIIEADRAHVWHHLTQHKGFETTDPRIFVEGKGMRVWDATGREYLDAVSGGVWTVNVGYGRTSIADAVRDQLVKLNYFANSAGSIAGARFAEKLIGKMPGMSRVYYSNSGSEANEKVFKMVRQIAHRHHGGRKSKILYRERDYHGTTLGTLAAAGQAQRRAQFGPFPDGFVEVPHCLEYRSQYGAVENYGELAADAIEAVILREGPDTVGALCLEPITAGGGVITPPKGYWEKVQDICRRHEVLLHIDEVVCGVGRTGTWFGYQHYGVQPDFVTMAKGVASGYAAISCTVTNEKIFELFKDDPADPMSFFRDISTFGGCVAGPAAALENMRIIEDEDLIANTQAMGERLMSGLWALSERHRAVGDVRGKGLFCGVELVQDRGTKEPAEEKLVQAVVADCMANGVIIGATNRSLPGLNNTLCLSPALIATADDIDRIVAAIDGALSRVFH
- a CDS encoding SDR family NAD(P)-dependent oxidoreductase, whose protein sequence is MSNTAPMSATARTAIVTGATSGFGDAIARRLVAEGWRIVATGRRRDRLDALAEALGGPDVVHPLCFDIRDEAATSAALATLPDAFAGISVLVNNAGLALGTGAAQDCDLDQWRTMIDTNVTGLVTITRLLLDRLIARRGLIVNLASVASNWPYPGGNVYGGTKAFVKQFSLGLRCDLSAQGVRVTSIEPGLSESEFTLVRTGGDKAAYDALYGGANPLQPEDIAETVRWVVSLPPHVNINSVEIMPVSQSWSPFKIHRKTPA
- a CDS encoding sulfite exporter TauE/SafE family protein, producing MSMILFGGVTFLAAAFRGVTGFGYALIAALGLLFLPSPAAGIPFILISDLLLTGFLLLDREQGRVDWAVSGLLLAMGFAGALCGSLIAASLDEGTSRLLVAVTIFGAACVALVREPPPWLRHRTIGAAIAFVVGVLLAAFAVGGPLIAAWLLAGGRDRRTIKGTLAVFFGAVDALSLAGRAMVGAIDPGVVGLLATYMAPTLAGFAAGRLLSTRLGVEGWRRLASGGLFAVAVAGLIQTAVTLGLSFTPS
- a CDS encoding ABC transporter permease subunit, producing the protein MKPTATEQAQPAKSLGTGLTGIPSGMVPLSRLRRRMQGFRSQPALISMAAILAALALWAALTGQGVVKPLFLPKIGTVFQAFLDAVDGRIDGAPLTEHIAMSLLRVVSAFVLAALIGIPVGLATGLSTTLRAALDPFIEFYRPLPPLAYLPLVIIWFGIGETSKILLIFFACFAPVALAARAGVSAAAADQVNAARALGASRWQVVVHVVLPAALPDILVGLRIGMGVGWTTLVAAEMVAASTGIGQMVLNASNFLRTDIVLMGIFVIGAFAALFEFGMRWLERRLVPWKGKV